From a single Drosophila sulfurigaster albostrigata strain 15112-1811.04 chromosome 3, ASM2355843v2, whole genome shotgun sequence genomic region:
- the LOC133841900 gene encoding solute carrier organic anion transporter family member 74D — MVQSEEHANARRSAELEAQALAQTQTQTQTQDVEAALPQAPTTPQLEDDDDDRHVEADAKLLDNGNAHGGGGNNATSGPADKSEQARVKAKLKREKSEQDRLMTDEINKLLDEMPLEQNVTCGFWLFRGAFFQRFANQTAYVLLYGIVGCIFSMTYAYFNGTITTIEKRFKIPSKNTGIISVGNDISQTLVSAVLAYYAGKGHRPRWIGFGLLTIVVFCLMTTSPHFFYGPGEDALALTEEFGGIPDENATLEAIEEQRSKTLCRLQGDGAVCEVGEGNFAPQVLLFVAQFISGIGGSLYYTLGVSYMDDNTKKSKTPALLSLSYFLRMLGPAIGYALASFCLRLYIAPQLHPVINNKDPRWLGAWWLGWIVMGGLLAFSGVFLSMFPKELPRAVARRLVEEKRRRERLSVKQKEAANQCEKLTAELEPQTTAEPKASLGDMLVTFKRLTTNKTYMCNTLSNIFYLIGYTPFWIFTPKYIEVQYRQSAATSSMVTGTVALAFSAIGVLLSGFIISRYKPRARYMAAWNVISAFLVVAGVVTYAFIGCPDNETSVVVNIHNRDINDTATCNSACSCDYVRYSPVCGENSMTYISACHAGCKMVHVNGDGKKVFYDCSCIPGASENVSSSLSFKRLTAFDIAGDNSSNWDTDFSTSTTASSTSYLDMLAAGQATPGACPVNCWTQFVAFLSVMCFLKFIGASGRASNFLVSVRCVPEKDKTAAMGFGMMLCSMFAFIPGPIFFGWIFDRMCLVWGKTCTNKGNCWLYDPQSMRYTLNFTAAVFITLGAIFDFGVWYYVKDLKIFDEEIKEVEMQIVQHEEETTAEKNTEI; from the exons ATGGTGCAGAGCGAGGAGCATGCAAATGCCAGGCGAAGTGCCGAGCTAGAAGCTCAGGCCCTggcacagacacagacacaaacgCAGACGCAGGACGTCGAGGCGGCGTTGCCACAAGCGCCGACGACGCCGCAGCTTGaggatgatgacgacgatcgACACGTGGAGGCCGATGCCAAATTGCTGGACAATGGCAACGCAcatggcggcggcggcaacaatGCAACGTCCGGCCCAGCGGACAAGAGCGAACAGGCCAGGGTCAAGGCCAAGCTAAAGCGGGAAAAATCGGAACAGGATCGCCTCATGACGgatgaaattaacaaattgctGGATGAGATGCCACTGGAACAGAATGTGACCTGCGGTTTTTGGCTGTTTCGTGGTGCCTTCTTTCAACG TTTTGCCAATCAGACAGCCTATGTGCTGCTCTATGGCATTGTGGGCTGCATCTTCTCCATGACATACGCCTACTTCAATGGCACCATTACAACGATTGAAAAGCGCTTCAAAATACCCTCAAAGAACACTGGCATCATTTCCGTGGGCAATGACATCAGTCAAACTTTGGTCTCCGCCGTGCTCGCCTATTACGCTGGCAAAGGACATCGACCTCGATGGATTGGATTTG gACTGCTCACTATTGTTGTGTTCTGTTTGATGACCACATCGCCGCATTTTTTCTATGGCCCCGGCGAAGATGCCTTGGCATTGACCGAGGAGTTTGGCGGTATTCCCGATGAGAACGCCACACTCGAGGCCATCGAGGAGCAGCGCTCCAAGACGCTCTGTCGCCTGCAGGGGGATGGCGCTGTCTGCGAGGTGGGCGAAGGCAATTTCGCACCTCAAGTGCTACTGTTTGTGGCACAGTTCATTTCGGGCATTGGCGGTTCGCTTTACTACACGCTGGGCGTTTCCTATATGGACGACAACACCAAGAAATCAAAAACTCCGGCGCTGTTGA GTCTCTCGTATTTCCTGCGCATGCTGGGTCCTGCCATCGGTTATGCCTTGGCATCGTTCTGTCTGCGCTTGTACATCGCACCGCAATTGCATCCGGTGATCAACAATAAGGATCCACGTTGGCTAGGTGCCTGGTGGCTGGGCTGGATTGTCATGGGCGGGCTGCTCGCCTTCTCGGGCGTCTTTCTCTCCATGTTTCCCAAGGAGTTGCCACGTGCGGTCGCCCGCCGTCTGGTCGAGGAGAAACGTCGTCGCGAGCGCCTTTCGGTGAAGCAAAAGGAAGCTGCCAACCAGTGTGAGAAACTAACGGCTGAGCTAGAGCCACAGACAACGGCAGAGCCCAAGGCATCGCTGGGCGACATGCTGGTCACCTTTAAGCGACTgaccacaaacaaaacatacatGTGCAATACGCTGTCGAACATCTTCTATCTGATTGGTTACACGCCCTTCTGGATATTCACACCCAAGTACATTGAGGTGCAGTATCGCCAGTCGGCGGCCACCTCCAGCATGGTCACTGGCACCGTTGCCTTGGCCTTCTCTGCGATTGGAGTGCTGCTCTCCGGATTTATTATCTCACGGTATAAGCCCAGAGCACGTTACATGGCCGCCTGGAATGTGATTAGCGCCTTTCTGGTTGTGGCTGGTGTGGTGACCTATGCTTTCATTGGCTGCCCGGATAATGAGACCTCGGTCGTTGTGAATATTCACAACCGTGACATAAATGATACAGCCACCTGTAACTCGGCTTGTTCCTGCGATTATGTGCGCTATTCTCCGGTCTGTGGCGAGAACAGCATGACCTACATCTCCGCCTGTCATGCTGGCTGTAAAATGGTCCATGTGAACGGCGATGGCAAGAAG GTATTTTACGACTGCTCCTGCATACCTGGAGCTAGTGAGAATGTCTCTTCGTCGCTGTCCTTCAAGCGCTTAACAGCTTTCGATATTGCCggtgacaacagcagcaactgggaTACGGATTTCAGCACCTCTACCACGGCATCAAGCACTTCCTACTTGGAC ATGCTTGCCGCTGGTCAAGCTACTCCGGGTGCGTGTCCTGTGAACTGTTGGACTCAGTTTGTTGCCTTTCTATCGGTCATGTGTTTCCTCAAATTCATTGGTGCCTCGGGCAGAGCTTCCAATTTCTTAGTCTCAGTGCGTTGTGTGCCAGAGAAGGATAAAACCGCCGCCATGGGATTTGGCATGATGTTGTGCTCCATGTTTGCCTTTATACCCGGTCCAATATTCTTCGGCTGGATCTTTGATCGCATGTGCCTCGTGTGGGGCAAGACGTGCACCAACAAGGGCAACTGTTGGCTCTACGATCCGCAGTCCATGAG aTATACACTCAACTTTACGGCAGCTGTGTTTATTACCTTGGGAGCCATTTTTGATTTCGGTGTTTGGTATTATGTGAAGGATCTTAAGATCTTCGACGAGGAGATCAAGGAAGTCGAAATGCAAATCGTGCAGCACGAGGAAGAGACGACTGCCGAGAAGAATACCGAAATATAA